In one Fusarium falciforme chromosome 5, complete sequence genomic region, the following are encoded:
- a CDS encoding 3-dmu-9-3-mt domain-containing protein yields the protein MSIGKISTCLWFENQAEEAANYYVSIFAPDSKITTIQRYSEAGKEQHGREPGSVMVVEFDLRGHHFVALNGGPAPWKFSEAISLMVDCKDQAEVDHFWEKLGEGADHSRQQCGWLGDKFGIAWQVVPTVLKEMLSSGDKAAADRATVAMMKMKKLDIAELEKAFKG from the coding sequence ATGTCGATAGGCAAAATCTCCACCTGCCTCTGGTTCGAAAACCAGGCCGAAGAAGCGGCAAACTACTACGTCTCCATCTTTGCACCAGACTCCAAAATCACCACGATCCAACGCTACTCCGAGGCCGGCAAGGAGCAGCACGGCCGCGAGCCCGGGTCCGTCATGGTGGTCGAGTTCGACCTCCGGGGCCACCACTTTGTCGCCCTCAACGGCGGGCCCGCCCCGTGGAAGTTCAGCGAAGCCATCTCCCTCATGGTCGACTGCAAGGACCAGGCAGAGGTGGACCACTTCTGGGAGAAGCTGGGGGAGGGCGCTGATCACTCTCGCCAGCAGTGCGGGTGGCTTGGCGACAAATTTGGCATCGCGTGGCAGGTTGTGCCGACCGTGTTGAAGGAGATGCTGAGCTCGGGGGAtaaggcggcggcggacaGGGCGACCGTGGctatgatgaagatgaagaagcttGATATTGCTGAGTTGGAGAAGGCGTTCAAAGGATGA